Genomic DNA from Hirundo rustica isolate bHirRus1 chromosome 21, bHirRus1.pri.v3, whole genome shotgun sequence:
AAATGCAACAAATTGTGCAGAAAGAACACAGTCAAAAGATGCTACTCCACTCTTACCCAAATAAGTCATGCTTTGTTTGCAGATTCATACCAAGATTAGCAGGGTTTATAAGGAAATAATGAGAAGTCAGGTCTCCTATCAGGAAAAGTGTCTGGAGCCTGTCTACAAGTTTCTGTACTCATGGTACTTAGTCCATTACTAAACAAAATTACCCACAAGCATAAACATGGCAAGACAACTGGATAAATCATTAACATACATGCCTGAAAGGTTATtcagttttgtgtgtttttttaagtattaaGCATTAGATCAAGGGAGTCAGTTGATAACACCTTGGAAGACCAACTCTGTAGTACCAAAACAGCTTAGAGGTCCTACTGCTTGGGAGCAGAGAAAACCTTGGCAAAACTGGTGCACAGGTAACTCCAGCTGAGATTTGCCAGTGTTtggcagcactgctcagcacacAACAGCAGCTGCCCATTCTTCTATTCTTCAGAACTTCATTTTCCTACATCAGAATGTTTCCAAGTGCTTTTTGTAACCCTCCCTAAGGGTTATGACACTTTTTCCTTTGCACAGATTGGGCAGTTCACATGACAGCCCTCTGATTTTAGAAGCTTGGCCAAAGCAGTTCCAGTCAGCAAGCACAGGGGGAAATCCCACAGAACAAGTTTCCTTGAGCCCAGAGGCAGCTTCATCGCTCACTTTAAGAGCAATCACATTAAAGCCTTAGTGCTTTGCTACTGGgcttccacagcagcacagcagtgagatacaacagaagagaatttagaaaaacaaactgctATAGCTCTACTTTGGTCTCTGTTTCAGAGGATGCATACAAGAATAGAAATGCTTTCTTCTAAACTACAAAAGCCAGCATGCTTTAATAAACTTAACAGAAACCCAACCCTCTTAGTAAACAGTAATTTAAAGGACAAGAAGCAGTAACATTTGCCAATTACCTGCAAGTTAGTGGTAACATTCTTATACAGTTGCAAAGGAAGAAATCCTTAAAAAGTCCTTAAAAAACACAGAGCTTCTCTACTGGGACACCGTGGTCTGCCAAGTTGTGTCAATCCACTCACAGGGGAATGATGAGCACAGGCCATTGGGGCACACTACAAATGGGTATTCTGTTGTTCAAAATATTGTTCTGATAGATATTCAAGAATTCTCACTGTACTAAGCTCGTTAACAAACACGGCAGAATTTTGGATAAAGGGGCAGTTTGGAAGACAACTTACTTGCAAGTCAGAACACGCATTACATCATTTGGCTTGTACTGCTCAAAGCACACAACACAGGAATCTCCATCTGGACCAGTCTCCTAAAACAGTGAAATGAATTTACAGCTTTAACACACTTTGAAAGCTTCCTCTGAACCCCAGTCAGATTTCCTGCAGATGAAGGGGTCCAGCTAGAGTCATCCATGATGCTCCCAAATACAATCCTATATAAACACACGGCGTGGATTACTCACAGTCAAGCTGACACTTGAAAAGCAGCATTGAAAGTTTAAACCCATGGTTTAGAATTCCAGCGGAAATTGTTATTGGATTACTGGAGGCTCTAGTGTAGAGGTTTAGAAACTGCTGCCTCCAGTTTTAGTTACAAGAAGAGCCAGGGAAGCTGATTAGATTCTAGTTTATGTTTAAGCATCCATGGCAGCAAATCAGGTCCTCTCACATCAGCAAGACTACGAGCAAGCAGCTAACAAAATAAACTGATTTATATGAATATAAATCCTGAGGCCTGGAAAAGGACCCAGTCTCTGCTACACCAGGAGTTACAGGCTCAGAGAGAGTTCTGCATCCCGCTCCAGTAGCAGGGAACTCCCCGGGTTCCAGGCAAAGGCTGTGCTGTAATGCAGGGAGGTCACAGGGTCAGTCCTACCTTGTCCCCTTCCTTCAGGGTGCGCAGCTGCATCTGTTCAATGGCCTTCTTAGCCCTGGCCCTCAGCCGCCGCTGCGACACAAAGCAGTCACGGTCAGACACAGACATCCTTCTATTCCCTCACTAATACTCACCCAGGTGCCTACTGCAAGCAGGCAACACTTTTTAAACCCACATGTTACCAAAACAAGCCAAGTAAGCATGACCATACTATTTGGAGATAATATGAAACAGAGTTTTGGGACATACTGATGCAGGTTTGTTTAGAAACTACTGAGGTTTTCTTAGAAGTTTGTGAAGTTCTGCTGAAGACATCAATATATGTTCCTTATGGTTAACTTTGAAATTATGTTGCCCttgccacagagcagcagccacatACTGCTGTTTACTGAGGCCCCCCCCAAAGTCCGAGCAGCAAACCTGGCAACATCAACAGAGCAGGAATGCAGCAATATAATTACTTCTCCCACATGGCTAGAACTGTCACCCCTACTTGTTATAACTGAAAACTAAACTTTCTAGGAATGTACTCCCTTGTACGGTATCTCATCTACACATCTACTGTCAGGCCAAGCATATTAGACAGGACCCAACTGGCTGCACTGTTAATAATTTACTTGAAACCGTATTTTAAGTTTTGCATGGGCACCAGTTTAATTGCTCCTCATTAAATGCATCAATGGCAAAGTCACCTTTAGCACTGATTTTGGCAAGTACAGCAGAATACCCCTCCAGGGGATGGAGAGAGGTTGCAGAAGAAGCTTTATGTTGAATAGTCTACCAGGACAGTCGAGCTTGGCATGTCAAAGCATTTTGTGAAGCCAAATTTTTCAAGCGAATGTGAAACATGAATTATATTAGAACTATAAAAGCCCCAACacagaaaaagctaaaaaaaagaTAGTCAAGCTTAAGCTTTAAGCAAATATGTATCCTTAGCATTTTAAagatcaaacaaacaaattcaGTCACTTTGGTACTTAACCAAAACTTACAAACCTCAAGGTCCGCACCATGGAGGGATGGGGGTATAAAAACACAACGGCACAAACTCACCTTCTCCCTGGACTGGGCCCTGGCCATAATGAGTCTCCGAGCAGAGTAAGAGACATAGCAGCCCATGGTTGCTGCTGCCACAATGAAAAATGACACAGAGATGAAGAGGATGGTGAAGATATTCATGGAGAGACTGCGCTTTTTGCCCACTTCGATGGCCATGGTGACTTTCATGCCGCTCTGTATCAGGCGCAGGATCTCCATGCCTTTCAGGTTGCCAATCATAATAGCAACGATCTTTTCAGCACCTGCAGAGAAGGGGAAGCCATGCTCAGTTCACAGTTGTCATATCAGAGGCATTGTCTTGGATGTCCTGCTCCAAATGCTGAAGAAATGGCTGTGGGAAGTTTCTAGATAGTATTTATAGATTCAGTATGAACTGAAGGAACAAGTGTCCTCACTCTGTGTTTGTCCAGCTGAAAGTACATCCCATTACCTATGAGCAGCATAGGTAAATAAACCATGTTTGGAATTCATTCCTTTCCACAGCATTCCCCACTCCTGCATAGGACACACACTGTCTTATTTTAGACACGACACTTTGGCGATTTACATTTTAATGTGCCTTTGAACTacaagaagttaaaaataaatcctctaCAGAGTAAGGTCACAGTGGATTGTGATATCTGTATAGGGATTGCTTCCTGTAATGGATCCaactccctccctgctccactgCTACTTCTTAACACCTCTTTTCTAAATTTGACAGTACTTTTGAGTACTTCCCCAGACACTGAGCAATCAAAGACATAGATCACCCTTCACTTGTGTATTTTCAGCAGCAATTGAGAAATGATTGAGGGAAATTACACAGTGAATTTAGGTGTTTTTGTGAGTTTCTACTGCAGATTTGGAGGGAAGCAAATACGAAGGGAGGTGTGCTCCACTTTTAAACAGTTGGGGCCAAGATGCCAAATGCCATCCTGATTTTAACAACAGGTTTTATTGGCTTAGCTGAACACCACAACAAGGCAAAGGAAGCAAGGTGTTCCTGGTAGGAAGAAATTTCAAGCAATTCCCGTCACCAAGCACAGACCAGAGCAAACTGGTTTCCTTTCAGTGACATGCAAGGGCTTGAGGACACTTGATACCATTTGTAGAAGCATTAGAAAGTCCCAATATAACAGAGAGGCTCtcaagaggggaggaaaaaaaaaagggggggcgGAGAAAGGGTGATGAGTAAATTATCACTGCTCTCTCTCTAAACTAAATACAAGAAAAGCAGATTTGAGACCAGCTAATCAGAAACCTCACTGCATTAAACCATCAACTGCACAACATTCATAACAGACATTGCATGGGGGAAGAATAAAACCTGttacaaaatgctatttttagcTAACCCCCTGGCCAAACACTGTTTAATGGGAAGACCAATTGTTTTTCCATCTGCTGAGTTACTCAAGttatttccttctgctgaaAGTTATTCAACTTTcagccaccaaaaaaacccctagaaTTAGTGTTAAACCACAAAGGCTGTCATTAGAGAAAGCCTTTATTAGTTTTCCAGCTTGTTCACATAATGCTTGTGATCCAACACAGCAAGCAACTTTCCTCAGTGGGACAAAACTCATCTTTTATTCAGAAAGCTCCTTGTAAAGACAAGGACATCACACAGagaagagggggggaaaaaaaaaaagccccccagACTGCAACTACTCTTTAGGATGAACCAGTGGTTATACATCATATATAAAATGAGCTGGAGTCAGGTGTTAGCAGCAAGCAAAGAAGTCAGAAGCTGAGACTTGCTTTCATAAGTATGGAAGAAAGTGTGAAAGAACAGGGTGCaacaatgagaaaacaaaaagcctgccaaaaaaaaaaaaaaaaaaaaaaaaaagcagaaaaggtttCTCTACCCTATTCACCTGTATTTCTGCAGGTCTCACAGTCAATCTATTTTGTGGTTACGCACAAGACACAGCACGGCGATTCCTATTAATGAAATGTCATCATCAGCCTGCAAAACCATTGCAGCTACTAAGCCATCCACTGTGAACAAGGTTTActcttaaagaaagaaacatattCCATTTAAGTTTCAGACTGCACAGTTCACAAGGATGTCATCAGATGACAGCTTTAATCCTCACTGGCCCTTCTCAACCTCGGAGATTTCTGTTGCAGTTTCAGCTCTGCTTTAGATGAACACATGCGAGTGGCCAGCTGTGGCTCTGACACTGGCACAACAAGGGCAGAAGTAAACAGATCACTGTTTTTATCTATTAGACATGGTGCTTGCAGCACAGATCAGTAATAGTTGTGCCTTATGCCTCAGTCAAAGGAGCTAGAGGTATTCCCCTGGCACCCCTCCAACCCCACCATCAGTATAAAAAGGCATCAGGAGATCAAGCTACCTCCTGTTCTTTAACACAAAAGACACTGCCAGTTCACACTCCATTTCGTACCAGTTTGGCACACCTGGCTCCTCAGGCACATAAGAGGAGTATCTGATAACCTATctttcatgtttaaaaaaaaataaaatacaatgtCTTGAACACTGCTTATCTCACTGTACTTGAGGAGTAAGAAACGGGATTTCTGGTGGTTATCAAACAGGCTGGTACAAGCTTGCTGTTATCTGTTACagtaggaggaaaaataaactaaCACAGTACACAGACTGAGCTGGTATTACCAACCTTACGTAATTCACCTCAGATGACAGGCCAGCACTGCACATAAAAGCcaccaaatctcagcagcccccACTCCAGGGACACGAGGGCTCTCCCTGGCCTCAGACACTGTGAAACCAGGCCCTGCaggcctgctctgctctcatcCATGGCacaaggtttaaaaaaataaagtgctgATTGCTGTCATGTACATGCACAAGGCAAAATCTCATCAGGAATGTGCCCATCCCCACAACCAGCCTCCATCCCAGACACTGTCAGAGGAAACGCCTTTATTGCCCTGAGATAAGCTCTCCCCTTTGCAAGAGGGGAGGGTGATTGAACTCGTGGTTCAGGAGCAATATAAGCCTGGATAAGCTGATGTCGGTAGGCTTGTTCCTTCTTCCCCTGCTTGTATGTTCTGCACCTCAAACATTACCTGGcaccaagataaaaaaaataatttgcattcaGGTTATTTTGCAGTTATTTAAAGCTGCAGCCCCTTATGATCTAAACTGCCTTTTTCCTTACACTATTACCTAAGCTTAATTAAATCTACTTTCAGCTTGCTTTACTCGACATATGGCACAATGTCTGATCTCTTCCTCCTAAAAGCACAAGGCTTTCAGCACACTTAGCATATTTAgtttaaaaagtattatttgTCAAGTGAATCCAATAGTTTTTTTCTACCaacactttttttctccccttcccttcttctGAGCCTTAGTGTCTTACATAAATGCTCGCATCCCCTAAACCTTAGAAGGTTTATAACATGGAATCATCCTCTAAAACAGCAGCCAGGATAGTAACATTTTGCAATGGCACAGAAATGAATGAGATCTTGTAGGACAGCTCTCTTCACTTGCTCTTTGGTCACCTGCAAGACTAAAGTACCACCTTTCAATCTAGCAAACAGCATCTAAAGCCTCCTGGAAAAACAGCCAGCAAAATTcctaaagaaaaattctttggtGAGTTTACTGAACAGTTTTGAGCAGTTCTGAACCAGTAAATACACTGCTCACCCTCTCTGAATGAGAACGAGCTCACCACACGCCGGTGGCAGCTAAGCGTTCACTGCGAACAAGTGAGTTAGAGAAAGCCAGTGGTAACACGATGTCAGTGGGCAGAGTCTCAGCCAGAAAGCATCTGTGTGTGACAAGGTGACAGGTCACCCTGGGCACAGCgggcagctgggctgagctgacTGCTGTGTGCTCACCAGCACATTCGAGACTGGAGGCAAACAAGCATTGTCATTGTTTTAGCGACATAATGTCCCTCACAGTGAAGCCTCTGCCACCACAGCTGTCACTTGGGATTTTAATTCATCCTTTCACATTTCAGCAGCCCAGTAAATCCAAAGAGCAAGGGCACTTCACAGACCTGTTCCAGGCTGTCTAATGGATGATGCCTACTCTACAGTTTTCCATAGCACAGAGGTACCCAAATTATGTCATAAAGAGCAAGGGCAGGGATCagaagctgccagcagcaccagttAGCCTCATCCAGTTTCTCAGTGCCCCTCCTGCTTGCTCACAgactgcagtgctgggggcagcccCAGTCACTTGTCACACCCCACCATCCCCTGAGGGTGGGAGATCAGGGTCACCAGCCAGACCCACCTGCTACAGCTGCTTACCTGAATGTCACTACAGCTGTGACAGTAATTTACCCTAAACCAGGAGAACCAAACTGAGTTTGAGTGCATAAAGACAAAGTTGCAGCGCATACACATCAAAAAGCTATTCTTGGATGCAAAGAGCTACAAACTCCAGACACTACAGACTGCAAATAACATCCAGGCACAGTAGATGGATGCAAGGTGACCTTCTCAAAAAAGAATTGTAGGAAAGGCTTAATGATCTGCACAGGCTCATCTGGCATGGAAAAGCATGAGAGAGGAAGTGTCATTAATTAGATCCTCCATCCTCATTCCCCTCCTCACACGTCCTCAGCACAAGACTTCACACTCCCTGCAAAGAGAGGTGCGCTATTTGTTTACATGAGCTTACAAAGTCTCAGCACAGCCTACCTTGGGATTAAAATTCTGACTCAATCTTTAATGGTTTTGCAGGTCACATCAGCCTTTTAATACCCTGGAAAAGTTTTAGCTTGTTTCTGAAGATCATGCCTCACAAAAAGCAGTGGAGCACATCTAGACACTTCTGCCATGCGCTGTTTTCTCTAAGCATATGGAGGTAAGGCTTCACCTCAGTGAAATTCCTGCAGAATAAGTGCTACATATTTaacctttccttcctctttcacCCAATGATGCAAGTTTACACTTGAACCAGATCTTGTTAGCCTGAGACACGCTGTTACTGCCTGAGCCGGAATCATTTCACTGTGTACCCCCAGAATAAGCCCTCTGCAGATCAGGTGATGTGCTTCTCAAGTCTAGAGTTACACCACAAGAgagaaaccaaagaaaattatCACAGCTGCTCTCTGACCTGCAGAGAATCCTCCTTCACCAGCGGCAAGGAAATACTGAACACCAAAGAATGCTTCCCACGGGCACCACCATGCCCTCAAGCCAAAGCCACCGAACAGCCTGGTTCTACCTTAAAGCAAGGTCCACCTTTAATACAAACCAACTCTTGCCCTGCGCTTTTTCCCCACATGCTGCTGGTTTTCTCCAatcaaatgtctttttttcagaaggtCAATAGAGATTACAGAGAGGTGCAATTATGAGCACACAGAACTGTACTTTGAAACCCTGCTCACCCTGACACAGAGCGGTACCATCTCAAAATGTGCACAGTTAAAACTCAAGTTTGCTAATTGATATGGGTTTGTGCTTATAAACCACAAAGCAAATTTTACTTTGGACTCCATTAAATTCACAACATTCTACACGTTAAAGATGATTAGGCAGGATTGATCATATCTGATTTGGTTACTCACTGCATTCTGTTCTTTTAATTGCCAGAgtggtttgcttttgtttcatttttttttaaagctggcACACCAAAAGCTTATATGGAGCACTGAGGCAATAAAGGATTCATCAGACTAAACATGATGATTCTAAGGAAAAAAGTCTGTGGAAGCAGGATGACTAGTCCAAACACTGCTGCAAATACAGACCCATTTAAATCTCTAAACAAAAAAGTTGCTTCAAAAGCCAAGTTTGAACTCCCCAGAAAAAGGCATACTACACTTTTAGACAAGCTGCTGTCAGTAACTTTGTGCTGTGCTTCAAAGTTCTACCAAACTTCAAAGTTCCATCAAAGAACTGCCAAAGTTCTTTGAAGAAAAGCGTCTTGTGCCATACACTTTATCGGATCCCACCCACAGGGATCTTCCTTCTCTGCCAGGCAGGTGGCAGCTTCATGCACCACAGGTGAGAGTGCTCAGTACTGCTGGCTCAATTCCCCCTCCTGCTACTGCCCACTGCCTCAGCTTGGAGGAAGTGTTTGGCCTTTTTTGGTTTCACTTGATGGCATATGGGCCCAGTCAGAGCAGAAATGAAGCCAAACAGGAAACCAGACTGCAAAGTCAGGGCTAGCACAGCTACAGCCCTCACAGACACGGCAGGAGCTGTCTTTGCACAAAGGCCATCCTTTAATGAGCACGGCCACCTTCCCCACTGGCTCCAGGAGAGTCAGagcacccagtgccaccagtgaGGCCAGGACAGGGGAGccatcccacagcacagcaaaggGCAGCATGACCAGCCCTCACCTCCTAAGTTTGAGGGGTAGGGCTGTGTGCTGAGCTCATCAGCTTCACACAGGGAATATCCTGCGCCTGGCAAACCGAATGAGGCTGATGAGCTGTGGTTCGCTCCGTCTTGGCCGTGCCGTGCTCAAAGTGTGCAAGGTTTGTCAAGTTTGACCAGAGCCCTGGCCCCAGCAGGGACACGAGGCAGGGGTGGCCCGAGCACAACCAGGGGTCACTTTCGTGACAGTGTCACCAAAGCCctgtggggagaaggaagagcaTCGCTGTGGGAAGAGCCAAGAACGGGGACTTGCAGACTGACAGAAAAAGAACTCAAgtccagagaaaaagaaaagggagggtgGAACAGGAAAGAAAGTGAGGGACTAAAAAAAGGACAAGCAATAagagcaacagcagcaacaagctTAGCCCAAGCTTAGCTTAGTGATTGTGCTATGACATGGCAAGGAGGAGTCAGGCAGATTAAATAAGTGGTTTGACAGAAGCTGTCTTCTCCAAGGAGTCCCTGTCCTATTTGCCTACAGTTCAGCTGAGAAGTTTCAACATGCCCTCGAGTATCCATCCCATCATGCAGGATAATCAGGACAGCTAGAGCCAATCTGATGTAAATGCCTCGGCAGAAAAACCTTAAGGACAGCACAGGAAAGGAGAGAGCTCCTCTTGGAGCAAACCCTGCCAAGAACCCACTGCTCGTCTGGGGAGGCAGCTCCCGCAAGGTTAAGACGCTGAACAtctcccagcagccaggatggaggagaggcaggagcacaTGGTCCTTCCTCCCGAGAACAGGTTCAGCAGTGACCTACCCAGGCCAGCAGTGCCAAGGGAGCTCCtccaagagctgcaggaatAAGGAGGCACACGGTGAACAGGGCTCAGGGCAGGCACGCTCTGTCAGTTCAGCAGGAGGAACTCGCCCAGCAATAGTCAGATCTCAATAGCATTTGTCAGCTGATTATTTGATTACATAAGAAGGCCTTGCCTCAGAAAGGCCAGAGCCTATCCAGACTGTATGTTTTGAATTCTTAAAGCAGAGCACCAACAGTCCTAGAGCTCTTTAAGATTGCAAGCTCACTAAAGGCGGCAAAGCTCCAGAGGCAGCTACTGTTTCCTTGTCTCCCCAGAACACTGGCCTCCACTGCTAACAGAAATCCTCTCCACCCCTTCTAAGAGGGTTGCTGCAGggatataattatttttcaaaccaCACAGTATTAATTTTCATTGTTCAGTTTCTCTCCAGAAGATGGGGCTCCCAAAGCACTGTCACTTCACAGAATTCCAACACACCCAGGAGGGTGCATGCCTGTCCAACAGCTGGACAGAGCCACCAAAGCCACTCACCCTGTCACACACAGGGCAGCCACTTGGACTGTCACCAGAAGGCATTTACACCACTTTCAGCCTAAGTCTGAAGGCTGAAATGTCTGAATGTTGCCTGTTTCTCAGATAACATTAGCCTAAAACACAGCCAAATCTCATTCTCCATTTGAAAGATGGGCAGGTCAGGAAAAACCTTCCACTAAGTAGGAGACTTTCTATAGCAAGGGAAGAGGAGCTCTGTCATCAGCCTGTGCAAACTGGAAAACAACATTTGAAGACCTTCAGGCACTGGCATTAGAAGCGGCATTTTGCCGCTGAAAAGCTACCTACAGGAAAGtcttttacttttctgtctGAGCTGTTTAGTGTGCAGGGCATAGGGAGAAACAGCGTCTGAGCATGGAAACCCAGCCTGCTTTACAGCCCAAATCAACTCCACAGTGTTAACTCCACAGTTAAAAACCTCAGCGTCCATAACCCCGGGTGACTACAGGCTGAGGCCAGAAGCCCAAACCAAGCGCTGATCGTCGCTCCCGCACACCCACCGCCAGGGCCCGGCTCGGCAAGCGCCCACTCGTCCCCAGCCCCGGCAGCAGCCGCACATTTCGGACACGGCTACTCattaatcagagaaaaaaaaacccaacaaaacaaaaaaacaacatcaTCAGCGCCCGAAACAGCACTGGCCAGTCCGGGCAGAAActccagcagtgcaggagaGGCAGCGACATTCCCGGCTGTCACCGAGAAGCCGCGGATGCGCGGCCGTGCCCCGTTCCCGCACGGCCCGGCCGAGGAGAGGGAGGCGAGGGGCCGCTCCCTGCGCGGGGACCCCTCCGTTGGCGAGCCCGGCCCGTTCCCCGGCGCTCACCGTGGTGGGACATGGGCAGCACCTCGTTGCCGGTGCCGCGGTAGTTGTAGAtgacggcggcggcggcgccgcgctCGGCGGCCAGGCGGATCTTGTCGGCGAAGGagcagccgccgccgcgctgGATGAGGGCGAGCCAGCCCGGGGAGCCGCCGGCCGGGGGGGCCCCGCTGAAGTTGGTGAGAGCGCTGCAGGCATTGAAAGCGTCGGGGCTGTcgggcagcaccagcagcccctCGGCCGGCTGCAGCGGCGAGTCCAGCCCGTACAGGCCGCTCTCGCCCGCCTCCCAGCCGCTCCGGTTGCGGTCCGCGCCGCTCTCCCACGACACGTTCAGCCAGGCGGTCCACGCCGCtaccgccgccgccgccccgcgggGACCGGGCGGCGGAACGGCGCAAAGCAACGCGGCCAGCGCCAGCAGCGCGGCCCCCGACGGCATCCCagcacggcccggccccggcgccaCACGCCTAAAggcgccgccgcggccgccgggggaggagcggggccgcccccgccgcgaCACGCCCCCGGCACCGCGCACCGCGCCGCGAACCACCGCGCATCGCATGGCACCACCGCGCATCGCACCGCGAACCACCGCGCATCGCATCGCACCGCGCATCGCACCGCGAGCCACCGCGCATCGCATGGCACCGCGTATCGCACCGCACCGCGCATCGCATCGCACCGCGTATCGCACCGCGAACCACCGCGGGAACCCCACCGGGAGTGGACCCTCCCCAGCACGAGAAGAGGAGCTCTGTCATCAGCCTGTGCGAACTGGAAAACAACATTTGAAGACCTTCAGGCACTGACATCAGAAGCGgcattttgctgctgaaaagcTACCTACAGGAAAGtcttttacttttctgtctGAGCTGTGTGCAGGGCATCGGGAGAAACAGCATCTGAGCATGGAAACCCAGCCTGCTTTACAGCCCAAATCAACTCCACAGTGTTAACAGGCATTAAAAACCTCAGCGTTCATCACCTCTGGCCACTACAGGCTGAGGCCAGAAGCCCAAACCAACCCCTCCACCAGGATCCACCCcgccagcagagcagctgtgggtttGGGCAGCTCAGTACCACAGGGAGATTGGTTTGGTTGTGCTGCTGCAATAGCAGCGTGCAGAGCAATTAATGAAGAGCAGATAAAGCAATTTGCTCAATATCAGTGTCGCTTACTAAGTGAACACTTTTGTCGTGACCTAAACACACCTTCATTTTCCCATTCCACATCTAAGTAGACAACTTATTTCAAGAGTAACAGCTCCAGCTATAATGA
This window encodes:
- the RNF128 gene encoding E3 ubiquitin-protein ligase RNF128, with the translated sequence MPSGAALLALAALLCAVPPPGPRGAAAAVAAWTAWLNVSWESGADRNRSGWEAGESGLYGLDSPLQPAEGLLVLPDSPDAFNACSALTNFSGAPPAGGSPGWLALIQRGGGCSFADKIRLAAERGAAAAVIYNYRGTGNEVLPMSHHGAEKIVAIMIGNLKGMEILRLIQSGMKVTMAIEVGKKRSLSMNIFTILFISVSFFIVAAATMGCYVSYSARRLIMARAQSREKRRLRARAKKAIEQMQLRTLKEGDKETGPDGDSCVVCFEQYKPNDVMRVLTCNHVFHKTCIDPWLLEHGTCPLCKCDILKVLGVEMDVEPRSEPVQAPGSSGQRPLSAVTIVNEEDNLSETASSGYDSVQGPDESAQEAHAPPENDNVHPVSDEPQPSTVTVLSHGDNPGFEGDETQVCEGRIVCEVTF